CGAGGATTGGGTGTGCAGAGAGCATTTTGGAATGCCGACACAAGAGAAATGGTCGCCGTCGTTTGGATAGGAGGGGGCCTGTCAGGCTGGCCTAGCGTTGCGCATGGAGGCGCGATTGCGACTATCTTTGAGGAGGCTATGGCAAGGATGGTCAGAGGGCCAGATGGGAACATCGGTATGCAATTGAGCTGGCAGCTGACAGAGACATTGCTGACTTGAGACACAGAGCAGGTCCACCGCCCAAGCTCACTAAAAGTAACGTACGCAAAACCCACATACAGCCTTGACTTCTACGTCTTGCGCGCCTCGTTTGCGCAACCAACCCTACCCCAAACCGAACCTGTACCGGAACCCGAGGCAGAGCCTACAAAGTCCTGGCTGTCTTGGTTGTCACCACAGAAGGACATGACAAAAAAGTCTGAGCCGGGACAATTGATCGAGATTATTGGGACACTAGAGAGCGTCAAAGGTGAACTCTGCGTCAGGGCCAAGGGCACGTTTGCTGCCCCCGCAATCACCAGTTGACAGGGAGAATATTGATGCCATATATCATGAAAACAACAAGTGGTACTGTGTAGGATTTGGAGCGTGCTGGGCACCAAATCAGCAAATCTTTGGATCTTGCAAGAAGCAGTAATCTTGAAACCATTTCCGGAGGAAGTCATTCACTACGACATCTTCGGTGTAGTCGGCGTAAGATCGAGTAGTAACATGGTCTACAACAAGAGCATACACTGCTATAGTATCCGGCAAAAGTATTGTATACGTCCGTGTTAACTGGAGATATAGGCCGAGGTTGTAGAGCTAAGTATTAGTAGGTTTTACCAATCAGCCCTAAGCATAATGATGACATAGCATATATGTGGGCTCTGCTTTGATAGAAATCTGTATAAAGAATTCTTTGCAGCTGGGCCACCGCACAAACATGTGCACTACTTTTGCCAGTTGAAGGATAAGTGGCCTTTGCGCTAGACAGTGACAGGTGGAGGCTGTGCCTGCAAGGCGCCACAGTCGTGCTGCGATCCATTCTTTCATTTGAACGGCGCGCTGCAAGTTCCAACGGTTGCCGTTGGAGCTTGCAGGAGCTTCACCTAGGCCGGGACCAGTATCAGCACTAAGACCCTAAAAGACTAGTCACAACGAAATTGACACAAGACGGCAATTTCATCCTTTCACTCATCATACAACGAGAATTTTCATTACTTCCTGTATGACAACGGTGAGATTGCACGAGAATGCTGCCCTGTTTTGCGCACCAACCCTGTTCTTGCACCCTTGTCTGGTGGCGTCACCAATTAGGTTGGACCGAAATGCCGGATCGTCAAAAGATCTCACTGAAGCCACAGCTACGTCAGTGAGAATGGCCATTTTGGGACATGCGTGGTGCAGCGTGCCAGATACGAACGCAGAGTTTATTTCGTGCGGTCATGCAAACGCTCGCAGATGCTGAGCAGAGGCGATGCAGGTGGTGTGGCTGCACCGTTGGTTGGTACAATGATACTCGCGACGCGCACGGCTGGCTATCGTTGCATCTCTTGGTAGAAGATCTTCTCGGAAGAGTTTCCAAGAGGCTGGTGACATTGTAACAAAAGACTGTCTCTTGAGGTGTTCCAGCCACAGCCCGTGCAGATCGATGTCGCATTGGGCAACCTCACGTTGCTTATGACGGCATACGAGTAAATAAGCATGTGGCGTATGACTTCGCAACGCGGGATAAACAAGGTCAAACCTTGCTTACATTACTGCAAAGAGATATCGTCCGTCTATCGCTGCCGTTTCAGGACGGCTAACAACGTCAGTTGAAAGAGCAGGTTTCTCGCGAGCATGGGCGTGTGCTGTTTGCGGTCACGCTGCAGGTTTGATTTGGGAAATTGGCATGCACGGTGCGTgcggtgaggtgaggtgagtaAGGGCGTGACGTCAACACGAGGTGCAAGGGAAGGTCTGGCTCATTATAAGTGAGGGAGCCGCGTTTGTCTGTACTTTCATTCCATACACAAACCCACATTACTATTACAACACCACACTCTCCGCACATCAGCTCTTCTTCCCACCACGTCGAAAGCCAAAGACAGCACATTAAGAGCACCTGTTATACAAACACAACACAACCGCAAATATGGGCGCCGTAGTTTCTTGCGTACGTTCATCTTCATTCTCTACCCATTCTCACCACTAACAGCCCACAGATTAAGTCCATCTTCCGCACAATCGGCAACTGCATCATGGCCATTGTCAACGCTATCGCTGCGGGACTGAAGGCCATCATCAACGCGATTGTCTCCCTTTTCGATATCATCATCTCCTGCTTGACCTGCGGACGCGGCGGCGGTCGACGCCGGGGGATGAAGACTCGTACCACACACACGAGTAGAGTCTAGACGCGACCCGGCCTAGCTGCTCTGTTGACATGCCGTGTCAGTGAGGGGCATAAGACGGGAGTCGGACGTATGAGGGAGTGGAGCATCTAGCAAAGCGACCATCGAGTCTCCCACGATGACGGAACAGGAGTTGTAATGAGCGACGGGCATGTCGAAGTTTTCTTTTGTACGATACGGAAATGCGCCGCGGATACCCGATGAAGAGTGGATGCATTCTTGATCACGATGGCGCATAGATACCCCAGCCTTTCCGATGAGTCGTATTTAGTGCTCAACAAATATTCGTTCCCGTACTGTGACATCTTATCAGCCTATTCCATCCACCGTATTATCTTCTTGACTTTACCCATTCTTTCCATTCAACCCCGTCACCGCATCAGAATAGAACACTGCACACAAGTGCAAGTAACTGATTCCCAATCTTACGAACATTGTGGAAGCCTGGGAAATTGTGCGTCGAAGACGCAAAAAAACTCACGTCAATGCACACTTCCTACCGTATCCATCAATTTTGTGATTACAAGCGGTACAAACAGCCTAAAGAGTGCCCTCACTGTAACACTGTAAGAGCAAGGTTGATGCTTTCAGACACATGCTCAGGGACAGTGAGCTTTGATTGAGGATGGCAAGGATGGGGCATTCAGGAGGTTTGCGGTGGCATAAGCTTATGAGTCTCGGTCTCAGGTTGAGTTGTGTCAATCGATGAACAGAGGAGACGTGTTCAGAGTACTGGTACGAGATGGTGCGTACAATGAAACTACTGAGCAACCATGGTGATTGATGCCTTCGCAGCCTCCCTTGAAAGTGGTGCTGAGCTTGAACGTACAGCTTCAGCCTTCGTTTATAGAAACCGTGCAGCCTTTTACATGGTGGTGAAACTGTGGCAGAAGCTTGCCCTCATAGCACGTCGAGCATGGATAGAGGAAGATTGTTGTCACAAGTAACGTAGTCGCAGAATCTTCCACATCGTCAAGGGAGCGACTGAACGCTGTCACTGTGCATTGTGAGATCTTCGACGTCAAGCTCGAACCACGCAGCCACCTTATAGCCTTATTCAAGACTTAAACGTCGATTTCTCCACATGGGAAAGGCTTCAAAAGCACATGCACGCTGATACGTATGTACCGCCAACTTCGAGCCGCAGATTCAGGTAAAATCCAAAGCGGTAGATACTGGGCGAAATGATCCATCTCTCGCGCACCTCTCCGTCCCAGTGAAGGGCCGGTGCATTGCGGACATGGCGTAGATAGCCCCAAGTCCTTTGCGTGCGCGATGAGGAGGGAAGCCTGCGGACCCACGCAGATTTTGTATGGACTGGGATTACGTCAGCTTTCCGCTAATTTTGCGCCGCAGAGGTTGACCCGTTCCGAGCATCACATTTCCGCGCACCCACGATGGAAACTCTCGACAACACCTCCTGGGATGTCCTCATTGTAGGCACGGGCCTGCAGCAGTCTCTGCTCGCTTTGTATGTCTTCTCAAAGCATGGCTAGGTGTGGCGCGGTCTGACTGACGCAGCACCTGAAGAGCTCTGTCGCGCTCGGGCAAGAAGATCCTCCACATCGATGAGAATGACTACTATGGCGGCGCTGAGGCGGCCTTCAGCTTGCAGGAAGTTGAAGAGTGGGCCGCACGAGTAGATGCTGGTAAGTACTAGTCTTAACATAGGGCGGGCGTGGACACTAACGTTGCCTAGCTGGAGAGCGTGCTGGCTTCGATAGCGTTGCGATTACGAAACCTGAGCCTGCCGGCGTAGACAACGCTCAGACTAAGCTGGGCTTCTCAAGAGCATATAGCTTAGCTCTCAGTCCTCAAATCATCTATGCGAGGTCGACGCTGCTCCAGCACCTCGTATCGTCACGAGTCTACCGTCAGCTCGAATTTCTTGCTGTCGGCAGCTGGTGGGTGTATGCTGCGGACACTGAGGGTGAAACCTCGTCCACACTGCCTGGAAAGCTCCTCAGAGTCCCCAACGGGCGCGAGGATGTCTTTCAAGACCACCAGCTTGACTTCAAGGCCAAGCGGGCGCTGATGAAGTTCTTACGGTTCATCACCGAGTACGAGGAACAGACGGAGGTTTGGGATGCTCATCGTCAGCAGCCGTTCTTCGACTTCCTCGCGGAGCAGTTCAGAGTCCCCGCAACACTACAAGGACCGCTATTGGCCCTCGCCCTGTCGCCTTCGAGCTCGTCGCAAACCACTACCGAGTACGCACTGCCACGGATTGCAAGGCACCTTCGATCCATCGGTATCTTCGGAGCTGGTTTTGGTGCTGTCATACCCAAGTGGGGTGGCCTTGCTGAGATCAGCCAGGTTTCCTGTCGAGCCTGTGCAGTTGGTGGAGGGGTGTACGTCCTTGGAAAAGGATTGTCGTCCGACCCCACTGAGGCTGCAACCACCGATGATGGTCTGAAGCTTCGCCTGAAAGATGGAGAAGCTGTTAGCACAAAGTGGATTGTAGGCGGGCTGGAAGCCGCCAAGAAGACATCGTGTTGCCGCTCGACCACCGTTGTTTCATCAGCGCTCGCACCTCTCTTTCCACCCATCGCAGAGGAAGCACCGGCGCCAGCCTCTGCTGTGGTCGTGTTCCCCTCCGGATCGCTCAATCTAGACGGCGAAGACAAGGAGCTGCCACCGGTCCACATTTTTGTCCACTCGAGCGATACCGGCGAATGTCCATCAGGTCAATGTAAGTCTGCACACTCCTCCGCACTCTCTGCTGTTATGATGATCAAACCTTACGAATACTTATCTACATTGTCTGAACTACTTGAAGATAACATCCTCTGACAAACTGATATAACGGCTCCACGCACATTTCTGTTTAACACATGCGACTCCAAAACTCACATGGCTAATACTTCATCAGGTATCCTGTACGCATTCACATCGTTAAGCTCTGAAAAGGGGTTCAATCTCCTGAAGAGGGCGATTGACGCGTTGCTAGTGTCTGTGGAAGTCTCACCGCAACCTAGCGTGCTCCTATCGGTGCAGTACCGACAGCGAGCTTCTGCTGGCAACGAGTCACATCTGCCCAACGACGATCACATTCTACACTTCCGGTCTCCGCCAATGGATCTCGCCTTCGATGACGCTGTACTCGACAACGTCAAAGAGCTGTGGCAACGCATCGCTGGTGATGAGGGTGGCGAGTTCCTCGTCTTCCAAGACAGGGAAGTctacgacgacgatgagTAGCGGTCGTGGCGATAAGTAGATGTATTACAATGACGATTCCATGAATTACTCCAAGTCGGAACACCATTGCATGAGCCAGCTAGTGATTTCTGTGTTGCGCTCTTGCATCATGTAGCCGTGTGTTTGGGTGTACTCATCTACCTTTTTCGAGCTGGACTGCTTTGTCCCCCACGATGGCAAAGATGTGGAAGCACTTTGGAGAGGATCTAAATCAGTAAGCTTCAAGCGGAAATCCAAATTCAAGAGCTCCAAGCAAAAATCCAAGTTGAAGAGCTTCAAGGCGTGGTGGCCTGATGCATGATATATGGGCTTCCTGCGGCTGAATCTCGGTCTGCCCGTGCATGCGGAGGACATGACAGGGCAACGGCCGGGGCAGCAAGCAGCGAGACGCGTTACGTCGTCACAACACCACCTCACCCGCCCTCGACCGCCGCGCCATGCTCGTCTCGCTGACCGTCGGCAAGGTCGACGCCGGCGTCGCCGTGCTCCTCACCGAGGACAAGCGCCTCGTACGCCCCGCCCGCTCTACAAACACCTGCACCTGTACCTGTACCTTCACCGGCACCGCAGCTGACCCTGGCGCAGATCGAGTTCCCGTCCATCCTGCTGCCGCCCGACATCTCGTCCGGCAGCATCGTCGACATCGACGTCGCGCGCAACATCAAGGCCGAGACGGACGCCGCCACCGCCTTTCACGAGCTGCAGTCGGACATCTTCCGCACCTTTGGCCAGCGCACGCCCTCGGCCCCCGTCCTGCGCTGCCGCAATGCCACGCAGACATCGGTCGTGCTCGAGTGGGACCCCATCGACGTGGCCACGGCCGAGCTGCGCAGCCTCACCCTGTACCGCAATGGCAACAAGGCCGGCACCATTCCCAACCCCCGCGACGTCCAGAGCACCAAGTTGAGCGGCCTGGGCGTCGACACGGAATACGTCTTCCACCTCGTCCTCAAGACCAGCGCCGGCACCTTCAGCAGCGAAAAGCTCACCGTCCAGACCCACAAGATGACGGACCTGTCGGGCATCACAATCACCCCCGGCCACATGCCCTCGGCCCTGCGCGAGTCGCTGCAACGCTCCATCGACCGCATTGGCGCAAAGTTGGCCGACACGGTGCGCATCGACACGACGCACTTTGTCTGCACAGAGGGACGCGGGCCTGCCTGGGAGAAGGCCGTCGAGAACAACATCCCCGTCGTGGTCCCCGACTGGGTCATTGGCTGCGAGAGGGACGGCAGGATTGTCGGTGTTAGGGGTTACTATCTGAACGCCGACCCCCGCTTACGGACAGTCGGCCAAGGAGGAGCATCGACAccacagcagcaacagcagcagcagccacaacaacagcaacagcaacaacaacaacaacaacaacaacaacaacaacaacaacaacagcagcagcagcagcagccacagccacCACAACAGCCACAAGCACAGCCACAGCCGCCGCAAATCAGAAGTCCCATCCAGAGCCCGCGCACCGAAGTCACACCACCGACGCCCGAACGACCAACACGAGACCGCGAGTCAGATAGCGCACCACCGCCTCCACCACCCCCCAAAGACGATGCGAGTGAAAGAAGCGTCTCGCCCGCACCAGAACCGAAGACCCAGCCAGAACACGACGAGCAAAAAGCCAAGCCCGAGGACCTCAAGCCTCAACCGGGCAAGGCggacgaggaggaggtaGACTCAGAGGACGAGCAGCCTGCGGGCGGGGAGGTGAAGGAGCTGGAGGCAGGGCTACCGAGTAGACCGAAACCTACAgtcgaggacgacgaggacggAGACGATGGAGCGAGTTTCCAGGAGGTGGCATTGTAGGCAGCAGCGAGTCCACGACCACGAGACAGGCTGGATGAGAGCACTGCATGGGGTACGAGCGAGGCGCGATAGTGAGCAACGACGCAACAACGATAACATGCCAAGCCTTCCTCTTTGAACGCACTTGACATCTACCGAGTCCCAAAACATGCTGACCCTCGCAGTATTACCAACATCACCCACCGCAGTAAGTTCAGCCCAAAGCACCGCCTAAACCCCCACCACCGAACTCAATCAACTACTCATGCCAACTCATATACGACTCGACCCTATCCCCCCCACAACTGCAACAACGACCCAAGTCAGACATGTCAGACATGTCAAAAGACGGCACCAACTTCAATGCCGGCGTACTCGCAGCCCCCTGATTGGCCCAGCGCGGGCGCACAGGCTGCTTATACGCATGTAATGTGGGGCGACGCGGTGCCCAGTGCAGAGATTACCCGTGCAGACGGACGGTGTGCTGTGCGCGGTACACTACTGAGTGCCGAAGGAGTAAGGCAGTCTGATGTGTGGTTTAGTTGTTTGTGATTAGGGGGACGAGAGCGTGTATATGTATCGTGCCACTCTCTAATTATTATTTTTCAATTATTTTCCTGTTCCTCGAGTCCGCTCCGCTCCAATTCAATTTAAGATCTCATTCGATTATCCATTCATTCTTTGCACTGTCGAGAATACACATACACATACACCTACACCTACACCTACACCTACACGTATACGTACAGCCGACACGAACCTACACAAAGAAAAGAAAGTGCAATGTCGCTACGACTCCCCCCCGTCTTCACGGCGCTTCAACtccccctcctcctcctAACTAACGTCTTCGCTCTGGCCATCGGCCCCCGTCAGCGCCTTCTACAGCTCGGCTTGACTCTGCCCGTCCTGCTCCTCCTGGCTGCGCAGTCGCGGTACAGAGACTACGCGGGCCCCTGGGGGGTTCACTATGGTGTTAATTGCGGCGTGGCGAGTCTGATAGCTACCTATGTTGATTGGGTCGTCCTTGCTGCTCCGGATCGGGAGGGGTGGGTTAAGTTGGGGCGGAGGGATGGCGGTGGGGAGCGAGGGAGCGGTGGGGGTGTGGAGAGCAACGGCATTGTGAAGAGCAGTGGTGTAGAGAGGGAGAAACGAGCTGCACCGACGGCGTTCCGCGAAAGGCTATGGTGGGCGGTGCGGCTGGGGGTTACGAACCGCTACACAGGGTGGTCGTGCGAGGTCAAGAATGTGCCTGTTGAAGTCGACGACGAGTATCCGCGGTGGTGAGTCTCCATTTTCTTATCTTCCTGTCTTCATCAACGCCCAGCGTTCAAGATCTAACAGCGACTAAATTGAGCAGGCGCTTTCTGATCCGCAAGTCCCTTCGTGCAGTGGTGTTCTACCTCGCCAAAGACGCTCTCTACGCCTACACTGCCTCCTCACCCCATGGCAGCTGGGTCGACATTGTCGCTATAAAACCTCAGCATAGCTACGCTTCTTACCCCTTCTGGCACCGCTTCTGGTTCTCCTGGATGCAGATCGTACTCACATATGTGTCGCTGGAGCTCTACAACACCGTGGTCGGGATCGTGAGTGTGGCCGCCGGACTAGCACGGCCGAGCGAGTGTCCGAGTTCGTTTGGGGATTTGAAAGGGCTGTGGAGCGTTAGGAGAGCGTGGTCGTGAGTTCTACTCTTTTTTCCTCTCCTTTCCTTTAGTTTTTGGTGCGACGGGTGCTGATCTTGAATAGTGTCGTTTGGCACCAGCAATGCCGCAGGGTCTGCTCCGGCCCCGCTGTCTTTGTCGTCAGAGACGTGCTGCACCTCCGCAAAGGCTCTTTTGCGTCAAAGTATCTGCAGCTGTTCATTGGGTTCGGTATCTCGGGTCTCGTGCATGGCGGGGCGTCGATGCTTTACCATGGCTCGTTTGAGGATGACAGGGCGATTAAGGTTTTTCTTGCCCAAGCAGTCATCATCTTCTTTGAGGATCATCTCTTCGAATTTGGAAAACGCTTAGGTTTCAAAGATTCTTTGTTCTGGCGCTTGGTGGGTTTGGTCTGGACAATTCTTGCTGTTGGTGCGAGTATGGAGAGTTGGACGGGGTCGTTATTGAAGTACGGTCTGTGGGTGCATGAGCGAGAGCAGGACTGGTTTGGCATTGGACCAAAGATATCAGCGTAGTCGGTTGTTTCATACGCTGGGACTCCCTACACCCCGGCTAAGCGTAGTTGCTCCTGTATGGTGGCCAAATCTCCCGTTGGAACACCCCATTTTTCATCCAGAATCTTGATTGCTATTGTCCATCGTGGACCATCCTCAATAGTCCTCGATTTTCTTGCTCTAAGATCTATGATGAGGTTCGGATCTAGATGCCACGTTTCGTGCGCGCGCGTATTCTGGTTGCGGTCTCGTTGAATCTTGAACTCCTTCTGCACAATCTTTGTCCATGCTTTCGTATCGGTCGTTGTCTCGGGTGGCGTTGGATATGTTACCAACAATCCAGCTCTCCGTTGGTGTTGGCCAATGGTGATGGTGAATGGTGTGTTCTGGACGCTGAACCTTATACTGGCCCATTCATTGTCGGAAACCATAAGTTCTTGGAGGTTGAGCTGTGCTTCACCATTCCTCCACGGCTGCACATTTCCGTTGCGGTAGATGGCAACACCATGGACTTCGTAGCTTCCAAATTCGCAATGCAAACTCGTGATTTTCATAGGACACGGCGCTCTATGCAGTGCTGCTGTGTCTTTCAGGCGACTCTCTGCGTCGATGTACATCCTGTGCGTATATGAGTTCGAAAGCCCTGAGCTTACAACAGTGCGTACTTGTGTCCCCGGCGCTCTGCGGTAACGATCTGGGCCAATCTTTTCGAGCACAACGACCGCATATGGCTTGGGCCACGTCACACTAGTAGAGCTCATCTTAACCGTCAAGCCTGCTAGAATCCTCAGTTTTCCATCAGCATGCTTCTCAGTACGAGGTAAAGCAATCCGCAGGCCTCTGTTTGTCATTTCGTACGTTGTATCCGCATTCTTGTGGTTCAACGCTATCCCGTAGTGTAGAGGTGCTCGTTCCATATTGGGTATACCCTGGAATTGTTTGGGAGATGGAGCCAGTATGCCCATAGTTTCGTAAACTTCTCCTTCTTGTGGATTCCATGCAAATATGGTGTGGTCTTCTGTCTGCTTGAGCAGCTCTAATTGAAGCCTATAGAAGGCTCGGGTGCCTTCCCCGTATAACAGAGGCATGCTGACACGGAAAAAGCCCAATAAGCAATACGCGACGTCCTCGGGCCGCTTCGTCTCTCTTTTGGAGGCCCAACTGAAGATGGTGCCAATACTAGCATCGTAAACTGTTTCACGGTGCCGTATGTGCCGCTCATCGATTCCAGATGCCCTCTTGATGATCATGTACATGTCGTGTTTGGTGCCAAAGCGTCTCCAGTCTTGATCGAAGAAAACGACACTCGGAGGCGCCAGTAGTTCCTGCAGCGTCCAGCCTCGGCGGAACCATCTGCTCTTAACAAAATCAGAATGAAACGGACCCAGCTCTGAGTTGATAGGATGTTGGACGTCTTGAAGATAGGCATAGCATATTTCAGCCTGCCAATACCAATTGTACATCGAGTTGATTGCCTCTGACAGTTCAGCACTGCTACTCTTGTCAATGCAACAAGTGTCGATCCAGACCCACATGAATCCATCGCTGAGCGCTTGTTGACAGCACTTTGAGATTTTTTCGTACCCAGCCATGGTCTGCGCGTGTGGCTTATCGATGTCGTTGAAAGTAACCTCACCATGCCCCCACATGTGTGAGAGGATGGCATATTCGGGACAATCTTCAAAGAATTCCGTCAGAATCTTGTCTCTGGTATTGAGTAATCGCATCGCTGTTGCCCTCTTTTGATCAACCACCGATCGAGGTCGGGATTTACTAAGACACGCCGATGAGCCTGTAGGTCCGGAAAACGATTTGGAACATGGAAGGCGTAAAGGTCGAAGAACAGCGCAACGCACAACCAGGTCGAACCGGAGTAGAGTGCCGGTCCCAGACAAGGCTGTGCTCTCGCAGCCTCAATGGTCGCAATATCGGGCTGCAAGAAGAGAACAACGTGTCGACTAGAGTCAGAAAACCTCAAATGCGCATTGGTACAGATAGATTTGAACGTGCTATAGTAGGTTGATGAAGATGAGGAGAAAGACACAAGGCTGCCTATTTCTTGTGAGTTGAGCTAACGCCGAGGCTTACCAAAACTGAAAAACATGCGGT
Above is a genomic segment from Ascochyta rabiei chromosome 10, complete sequence containing:
- a CDS encoding Rab proteins geranylgeranyltransferase component A, translating into METLDNTSWDVLIVGTGLQQSLLALALSRSGKKILHIDENDYYGGAEAAFSLQEVEEWAARVDAAGERAGFDSVAITKPEPAGVDNAQTKLGFSRAYSLALSPQIIYARSTLLQHLVSSRVYRQLEFLAVGSWWVYAADTEGETSSTLPGKLLRVPNGREDVFQDHQLDFKAKRALMKFLRFITEYEEQTEVWDAHRQQPFFDFLAEQFRVPATLQGPLLALALSPSSSSQTTTEYALPRIARHLRSIGIFGAGFGAVIPKWGGLAEISQVSCRACAVGGGVYVLGKGLSSDPTEAATTDDGLKLRLKDGEAVSTKWIVGGLEAAKKTSCCRSTTVVSSALAPLFPPIAEEAPAPASAVVVFPSGSLNLDGEDKELPPVHIFVHSSDTGECPSGQCILYAFTSLSSEKGFNLLKRAIDALLVSVEVSPQPSVLLSVQYRQRASAGNESHLPNDDHILHFRSPPMDLAFDDAVLDNVKELWQRIAGDEGGEFLVFQDREVYDDDE